From the Xenorhabdus ishibashii genome, one window contains:
- a CDS encoding IS30 family transposase — translation MAYMQLTEIERYQIFSLKEAGFTQRFIATSLNRAPSTISRELKRNREAQKYCPKQAQIKASERRRTAVKAVKVTPEITKWIKQLIWQDLSAEQTVGYLKREKIISLHHETVYRLIYKDKINGGDLWQHLRIAKKPYRKRYGSDERRGKIKNRISIEHRPKIVDKKQRIGDWEGDTIVGKDHKSALLTLVERKSLFTVIIKLEDKTAEGVAKATKRNLSNIKQKVKTITFDNGLEFAEHELISKNLESKIYFAHPYSPWERGINENTNGLIRDYFPKGTDFNQVSEREINLVANRLNKRPRKIRDYKTPDELFKGIPTRLLRL, via the coding sequence ATGGCCTATATGCAACTGACCGAAATAGAAAGATATCAGATTTTCAGTTTAAAAGAAGCCGGTTTTACACAACGTTTTATTGCAACGTCGCTTAATCGAGCCCCATCAACGATTAGCCGCGAATTGAAAAGAAACCGGGAAGCCCAGAAATACTGCCCTAAACAAGCCCAAATTAAAGCTTCAGAGCGCCGCCGTACTGCGGTAAAAGCCGTCAAAGTGACACCGGAGATAACAAAGTGGATTAAGCAGTTAATTTGGCAAGATTTAAGCGCTGAACAAACCGTCGGTTATCTTAAAAGGGAGAAGATAATATCCTTGCATCATGAAACCGTGTATAGATTGATTTATAAGGATAAAATTAATGGTGGTGATTTATGGCAGCACCTTAGGATTGCTAAAAAACCGTATCGTAAACGCTATGGAAGTGATGAGCGCAGAGGAAAAATCAAAAATAGAATCAGTATTGAGCATCGCCCAAAAATTGTTGATAAAAAGCAGCGTATTGGTGATTGGGAAGGGGATACTATCGTTGGAAAAGATCATAAAAGTGCATTATTAACCTTAGTTGAACGTAAATCGTTATTTACTGTCATCATTAAACTTGAAGATAAAACAGCGGAAGGTGTTGCAAAAGCGACAAAAAGGAATTTATCAAATATAAAACAAAAGGTTAAAACCATCACCTTTGATAATGGATTGGAGTTTGCCGAACACGAACTCATCAGTAAAAATTTAGAGTCCAAGATTTATTTTGCCCACCCTTATTCCCCCTGGGAAAGAGGAATCAATGAGAACACCAATGGACTAATCAGAGATTACTTCCCAAAAGGAACCGATTTTAATCAGGTATCAGAGCGGGAGATAAATCTCGTCGCCAATCGATTAAATAAACGCCCTCGGAAAATTCGAGATTATAAAACACCGGATGAGCTATTTAAAGGAATACCCACTCGTTTACTTCGTTTATAA
- a CDS encoding glycosyltransferase has protein sequence MTKIAFFLPNFMQGGAETVTVSIANFIAENNLNAKIYFLVASTHGPLKGKINSRINILNLNCKKTLFSLMPISKFLLKEKPDVLFSTLKENNAISILAKIITLSKTKIVIREANTLSSEFSREKNILQQIKKILVKYLYPKADLIIALSNHMKKDIISFIGKNNVNISVIYNPINMDYIHKLSLIKNEDYIEFNKTRKNIVSIARLYKSKGYLTILEALALYKEKNNNFHFYAIGDGPEKKQLKDFSNKLGLSEHVSFLGFKENPFNLLTQADCFILASLYEGMPNSLLQAMALDIPVICTNSPGASAEVLGYGSYGKLIEISDSINLSKNLDDILSNDYKANTKKVILERHNHEVILTKYMNSILGILKK, from the coding sequence ATGACTAAAATTGCATTTTTCTTACCAAATTTTATGCAAGGTGGTGCTGAAACGGTGACAGTAAGTATAGCTAATTTTATTGCAGAAAATAATCTGAATGCAAAAATATACTTCCTTGTAGCATCTACTCATGGCCCTTTAAAAGGTAAAATAAACTCAAGAATAAATATATTGAATTTAAATTGCAAAAAAACACTATTTTCTCTGATGCCGATATCAAAATTTCTACTCAAAGAGAAACCTGATGTATTATTTTCAACTCTAAAAGAGAATAATGCAATCTCTATCTTAGCCAAGATAATTACATTATCTAAGACTAAAATCGTTATTAGAGAAGCTAATACTTTAAGTTCTGAATTTAGTAGAGAAAAAAACATCTTACAACAAATAAAAAAAATCTTAGTAAAGTACTTATATCCCAAAGCAGATTTAATCATAGCATTATCCAACCATATGAAGAAAGATATAATCTCTTTTATAGGGAAAAATAATGTTAACATAAGTGTAATTTATAATCCAATTAATATGGATTATATACATAAATTATCATTAATTAAGAATGAGGATTATATAGAGTTTAACAAAACTAGAAAAAATATAGTTTCTATTGCAAGGCTATATAAATCTAAAGGATATTTAACCATATTAGAAGCGTTAGCATTATACAAAGAAAAAAATAATAATTTCCATTTTTATGCTATTGGAGATGGCCCTGAAAAAAAACAACTAAAAGATTTTTCTAATAAATTAGGATTATCAGAACATGTTTCATTTTTAGGATTTAAGGAAAACCCATTTAACTTACTAACGCAAGCTGATTGTTTCATTCTTGCATCACTTTATGAAGGAATGCCAAATAGTTTACTTCAAGCTATGGCTCTAGACATTCCCGTCATTTGTACCAACAGCCCAGGAGCTTCAGCAGAAGTATTGGGATATGGTAGTTATGGAAAACTTATTGAGATTAGTGATAGTATAAATCTAAGCAAAAATCTAGACGATATATTATCAAATGACTACAAAGCAAATACCAAGAAAGTGATTTTAGAGCGACATAACCATGAAGTAATATTAACAAAATATATGAATTCTATTCTGGGTATATTAAAGAAATGA